The window agagagagagagagagagaaacaggatAGAGCGGTTAGCATATAAATCACTTCTGTAATTTGAATGAACAAGAAAGTCAGGAAATTCACAGTGAAAGCAGGAAGAAATGGCAAAAGCAGGGGAAAGAGAAAAGGGATCAGCGTGAGAGGAGAAAGTTGACATGAagtctctgggaaaaaaaaaaaaaaacagaagaaaagaaaggaagagaagTAAATTGGCTTGTCCCCACAGCTGGGGACCGGCGATGCGTATCGGACGCACTTGGAGGGAAGCTTTTGGGCGGATAGGATCACAATGAAAGGAACTCGAAAGGCAAAAAGCAGGAAGCGGCTTTTTAGATTTTGTTATCAAACTCGGTCGTCTTAGGGTCTCGCTTCAAATGGCATATCTTATGACCTGACAAAAGTACTGGGGGTGCCGGCTGGTTGTAAGAGATTATCAGCACATCTCAGATGTGAGCCCGGGGAAGCTGTGTGTACAGTCATCAGCCTGTGACAGCAGCAGATATGATTTGACTCATTTAATCACGCGCAGGTCGGCGCTGTGGTGGGCGGAGAGTCTGTTTGTGCTGTCAAGTCTCCTCAGGAGTGTTACTGCCCTCCGCTTCCCGGTagccccgcctccacccccccccccctctctctctggcctcctACGCCTCTCTGTTGGGTCTGTTATTTCAGGGCGAGCTGATTTGCGAGGCGGGAGAAGAGGCCGGGCGGTTTGGACTTGGCCGCCCCGCCCTCGCCGCCGGGCCCCTCCTCGCCGTCCCTGCGCGTCAGCTCCAAGTCGATGGTCATCAGCACCCGGCCCGAGCcctcctccccgccgccgccgccgccgccgccccccgccCTCTCTGCCTTCCTGACTACTGCTCGCTGCGGCTTCTGCTGCTCGGACGGGGCTCTGGCCACcgcctggagctggagcacgGGCTGGAGCAGCCGGCCGGCGAGCCCGCCCCAGCCCCGCCCCGTATCCTATTTTTTATCCTTGCGGgactcctgcttcttcttttccGAGGCGGCCGCCTTCACCTTGGAGGGGTCGGCGGCAGGCACGGGGCCCTGTGGGCGAGCAGGgagagggggacggggggggagAACAGGGGAGGAGAGTCACTTCAGGAGGAAAGGAGCGTCAGGGAGAGAGAAATGGcgagagcggaggaggaggaggaggaaggggagggggagggggaggtgagACAGGTGTGTTAATGAGAAGATGAGATGGGGTTAGCAGGATGGGCGGAGCCATGtgtgaagaggagagaaaaaacacatttaggaggaggagaggcggagacGGGCGAGGAGGTAGATACGAAGTACTTTTATGGGAGAGGGTAGCAAGTGAGGGGGGGCGGTGTCCAGAGCTGTAAGGGGGGGACAAAACAGGCAACCGTGCGTTAGGATGGGACACAGTGGCTCCTTACACCTGTGACAACCGAGTGACAATTCatcagttacacacacacacgcacgcacgcacgcacacacactttccactgACACGTCACCAAATTATGGCGCTAAATCCAAAAGATATGAATATCATATCCAGTTTCACTATGTTTGGCTCCATTTCAAGACAAATTGGTtctcagtgtgaaaaaaaaaaacctcttccgTTTGGATACTTAGCCAGTCGTTCACaaatgtttaatattttattagAAGCgactgtttttcatttcattatttagTTTGGCACAGTCGCGGTGTTGTTACTACTTGCAGCTCGGTGAAATGATTCAATTTAAATACGACTAAAACAACGGCAATGTGTATCCAGAACAACTTAACACCACATACAAAAATCCATTTGAATTATTCATAAAGCgcatttttcacatttgaaataGAGTTGTTTTGCTgccaaatatattttttttaacctccgaTGTAGTGTCATACCAATAATTGTACTATTGTTATTCAAATCCATTTTTTATTCTCTGCTTTGTTTGTACTCTGTAttttttatgcatgttttaGCATGAccctggaaaaaaatagaaaaaaaaattaataaataaataaagctgcacCTTTTGGGGATTAGTTTTCTGACTGTAGAATATCTAATTTAATGCCCGTTTTAACCATCATTTCACCTGCAAATCAACAAATCCATGCATCCTGACTTTAGGGTGACACTCAGAACAGAGGCAGCATTACATTTAAAGCAAATCCGGGCAAAGAGAGCCAACTTGAAATCCGCGAGGTAGATAACTGAGCCCTCGAATAAATATTTGAAGTGaaggttaagaaaaaaaaaaataaaatttgtttACAAGCTACGGGATTGTTTGACTGCGGCTGCGGTCAGGGATGTTCAGCTGAATTTGCTTTTGTACGCTGGTTAACATCAGCTTCAATAATTAATTTAACTCCGACTTATATAATCCGGCCATTCATTCCCAGTCATCCTTTACATCGTCTGTGCAACGCCGCAAAAACATCTCCGCGAAGAAATCtataaaaaggaagaagaggagggaggtaAAAAGGAAGTAAAGTGTGAGGCTTCACTTGAGCACAACAAATCCATCAGAAAGGACTGGACCAAGTGGAGATAAGGTCGAGGCAACACTTAACTTTACAACAGCTGTACTCCAGTGCATTAACCTGTGAGTTAACCTATTGAAAAGTATCACGAGTGCACGATAATGCTCTGATGGAGCCTAATGAAACTTCCCTGGTATGTAATGGTTTCCACATTGCTGTGCATGTTTAATACTCTGTTAAACCACGGGCCAgcacgttgttgttgttgttgttgtcgtcgcAGTCTTACAGAGAGCAGAGTGCCACATGCGAGGCTCGGAGGCTGAAATACTTCCCCGTCCTAATACATCAGGATACTCAACAGTGGAAAACCCACTGGAGGCTGCTTCTACCCGCTGAAGCTTCCACTAATAATACCCCTCTGATTGCGTTTGAAAATTTATCATCTTTAATTATGCGCCATGCAAAGGAAGCACGCGCTGCAGCCGGCACCCGGCAGAGCGGTGCAGGCCGGCCGCCATCCGTCAGCACATCCGATCATACTTACATACGATCATACATCACTGTattgtttcccatcatgcatcccATGGCAGCTTCAGGTTTGCGCAGCAAACAGGCCCCACGCTAACGAGGCGCGTGCACGGTGGAAACACAGAGCCGCCCGACTTACAGGGGCTGCTCACACTTCAAAGGAAATGTAGGTACAGTGGCAAAATAGGACGAGTTGGCGGGGAGGCAGATAGCTGGGTAAGTGGCTGCGTCCCCCGCTGCATACTAAAAAGAGGAGGTgacaggtgaggagggagaTTGAGAGGTAGATGAAGAGCGAGAGGTAGTGATTTTCTGTCCGTAACCAAAGCAGATCAGAACCCAGAATAcctgaggagggagagaaactggagagagagtgaggtGGTGAagacggggggagggggggagggggggggggggggggggggtgacagcATGAGAGAGgtggaaaggaaaggaaaggggGAATAACAGAGGATGGATGCTTCACATGGTCAGCAAGGGAGTGAAAGGCAGGAGGGTCAGGAGCAGAAAAGGAAGTGGTGGATTGTGTGATTGAAGCAAGGAGGGGGGTGGATAAAAAGAATCTGAATGAtagagggagggaaggagggagggagagaagtgGAGTGAAGTCGAAGGTGGAGGCAATTGGGGGATGGAAAGAAGAATAGGTGgtttgtgtgtatgagtgtgtgcgtgtgtgtgtgtgtgtgtgtgtgtgagtgcagatCGATACCGAGTGCACTCAATTATCATTCCGGTACAGTGTGTCTATGCGCTCTCGTTCCTGGGAGCTTTCTTATGTGTGTGGCTGCCGGGTAAAGTCCTCTTCCACAACTCCACCTAATGGGGAGTAGCACACACCACAGGGTtcctttgtctctctgtctcgctcacTCCCTCGTTCGCTTCCTCACCCGCAGCCTTCTGGAGATTTGTAGTGCAAGCCCAGCAAACAGAAAGTAACGAAGATGGTGAGGCTGATACAAAATTGTGTTGTGTCAGCAGAGCCTCCTAATAAGGGCTATTTGATCAAACAACCACTTATGAGCGCGCTATAAAATCCCCAGGGTCCTCTGTGTGCGGCGTAGCTACAAGAAAGAAATCAGCTCAGaaggagaataaaaaaataaaaaaaaaataaaaataaaaaatgaaggaGTGTGAGCTCAGATGGAATAGCTGTTTTCGCCGTATATTTTTCATCCGAGCAGAGACTTGCAGGAGAGTAACTGTAAATGACAACGTTGTCAAATATTTCAGTGTCCTATTGGCGGCGagttatttattcatatatGCACTGTCACCCGCCGCAGGCACTTGAGAGCAACTGACTGCAGCTCAAGAATAACCTGACAATCATACAACAGtagaaaggaaagaagaagacagaaggaGGAAGCGCGGCTCCGGGGAGATGAAAAAGAATGCGCTTCTCGGCGATAGGAGGAAGCGTCGGCCCTCGCTGCCGTCGGACCCCTAGGTCGACGCCACGGGGGCAAGGTGGCGCGCCTCGGAACTCGCCGCCCTCGTCGCCTCGTCTTGGCGCTCGCTTCCACCTGCGGCTAAACGAATCACTGTCACAACAACACCTTTGATGAGCTGCCGCGGATATTTTACCTGCGATTCGTTTCAAAGCTGCGGTTTGATTGTGGAAAACGCCTTGAACTCAAATCCCTTGACtttcccctctttctttttcttttctttttttcctattaTCGGCATGCAAGGCGTACAGTCGATTACAATACACCCCCGCAACCATCCAGCCCCCACGTTACCACGGCGTAATCAAACAGAACTTGCCCCGGTGGCTTGTATTCACAAAAGAATACAAGCCACCAAAATGTCTGATTAATCCACCACTTGAGGCTATCACACTCCcatgaggaggagaagggggggaaATATACCCTAAATCCTCAGCGTGCAGCAGAGTAAAACCACTGATAACAGCTCAAACCATAATAGGCCCAGTGATTTTCATTTGACTCCCAGTGAGCGAAATCAGCAGCTCCTTTCCATTTCCCCACTGCGGGGAAATCACAGTCCCATTCAGTCCAGCAATAGCATTAGCGCCGTAACCTGGCCTCCGCCATTTCACAGTCGCTGGTTTGATTTCTGCCCGGTGGCTGTTTGCTGGCACCGTActatttgccccccccccacaccccatCCCCCACCTGGAGGGAGCTGAAGGGGTGACGACCACGccgaagagagagggagagagagagagagagagagagagggttttAAAGCACCTCGGATGCTGAGACGGCACGAGAATTTTAAGAGCTTGAACACTGTTATTAGTGTTTTCGCCGGGCTGAGTCTGAGTGACGTGTTATTTTGCTGTTGATATGTTGCTGCGAGGAGGAGTCGGCTGAGTGCGAGGGCACGCCGGAGCGGCTTGGACTGCCATTGTGGGAATGCGATTATGAAACTGTGCCGTTCTGCGCTGTCATGTTGGACGTGTGCTTTTGTGCGGCTGCTTCCGCAACCCAAAAGATGAATATTCCTTCTGACAACACGTTTTCCGAGCCCAAACACTCAAACGCTGAATGCCATTGTAATCCCTCCAAAAGGACATCGTTTTACTAATAGCGCCGGAACGTGACAGCAAGCCAATCTGTTGCATTTGGTGTTGTTGACTGGATGTGTGAGAAGGCGTACGAGgaaagaaggaggaagaagaagaagaagaggaggatcaAGGAGAGGGGGAGCGTAAGAAGGGGTACACTTGCCTGTCTCTGCTGTgatccctctttctttttcttgccaTGTTTGCTGGAGGggacaaaagaaagacaatgtCAGGATATCGaatccatctctccctccagtGGTCGCAGGGCAGCACTGCCCGGCAGCTATCATGAAGAGAACATCAAGCTAATCTACTGGCTCTGTCTCAAACACAACCCCCAGGACCGACGCGTGTCTCATAAGATTCGACAGGTATAAGCCCGATGATGGAGCCATCACGGTCATGACGGAGGGGATTATCCGCCCAGAATCCTGCTTTTTCTTGGACCTATAGTGTTTATCAATTAAATGCGAATGAGAGATCATTATCCGTCTTTTTCCAGCTGGCTCCCTTCAAATCTAaacctcacacacctgaccAAATCAAACCGTGGCGGCGCTGTTATGCCAGCTTGGCCACACAGGTGTCGGTGCCAGGGATGGGCTCCGGCCTCAGCTCCAGTCCCTGGCAGAGACAAGACTGGCAGAGAGCCGCCGGCCACGCGCCGGGCACTGACCTGACACTGAGGCTGAAGACCCGGCGCGCCACCAGGAACCTCATCAGGTAGTAGATGACCACAATGAGCACCAGCAGGCCCAGCACCACACCGATGATGGCTCCGGTGATCACGCCGGCCTGGATGGGCACTGCGGGCGGGGGAGGGGAAGAAGGGTCGGAAGACAGAGCAAGAAGGATAACAATTCAGAGATATTTCAGGATGAAAAGAAGTAAGAGGTTCTAAAATAGTGACAGGTGGAGGTTGGCAGCGCACGGAGGAAAAAGGaaggaacaaaaaagaaagagagagagcaaaggggagagctgtgaaaacacactgtcaaTAGGAGGGAGGAACTTGGTGGGAGAGAAAGGCGAAAACAAAGCTACAGCAAAAGAAAATAACAGacgaaagttaaaaaaaaaaaaaaaaaaaaaggaagaggtgGAAAAGGTAAAATAAAGGTTGGAAGAAAGATGAAGGATGCACACCCAGTGGCTTtagaggaggagatgaaaagACGGAGCGATAAGGCAGAGTAAAGGTGAGATTGGGGATGGAGTCACGGAGGGAGAAGGTTGGGGACAAAGAGGAAGACGATGGGAAAGAGGGAAGAGAAACGGGAGGGGAATACGGAGGGGAGTGAAAAGGAGTCAGAGATAGCAATCTCAAATAGAGAAAGAGATAAAATTGTAATTGATTTCATTTAACGGGAGGTGGGAGGAATTCCAAATGAGGCTGTGCggctgttttttttgggggttttttttggttttttgagCAGAGTACTTGCTTCAGCTTGatgcagaaaagaaaattaaGATTAATTTCAGACTTTGGGATGAGTATCACAACAATTCAGAACAGTTGGCGCCTGATAAGAAAGAACAATCACCAAAAGTCTGCCATATGGGCTCAGTGGAAAGCTAATGactgcacacacatacacacacacacatacccacacacacactaagacGAAGCAGGGGTTTTAATTTACGCCGGCCGCCCTCTCACCTTTCTCAAACACCAGCAGACGGACGCTGGAGGGCCGGCCCACTATGTCAGGGGGGTTCTTGGCGTCGCAGGTGAAGGTGCCGTTGTCGCTGAACTCCAGGTTCTTGAGCAGGATGGAGCCGTCACGGCGGCCCGGGTTTCCCACGAACTCCAGCCGGTCCCTGAAGGGGCCCTTGTTGTCTACGTAGGCCGCTCCGCCGGTGTAGTGGAAGAtctgcagagcagacagagaagaGATTGTGCCCTTAATGATCTCATTATAACAAGGActtcaactctctctctctctcaaagaGTTGTTCTTGTTAAGTATCCGATGTCAGTACAATCTGAGCAAGAAAAATGATCACTTTTGctctagataaaaaaaaaatatgaatcttaaattctgtttttcttttaatgaagtttccttaaagtcagaaaaaaagctGAGCCCAAGGAGAAATAGTTTTACTCTTTcaatttttattacatttaagaAGTCACCTGATCAGTGTTGACTTCCCGATGTGTGAGCTGATCTGAGCAGCTTTGGGCTCAACTccaaacaactttttatttatttttttaattatgtacaTCTGGTCCTTTGGATCAGTTTTAGATCTATGCTGATGACAATgtcatgaataaattaaattgtAAATTACGTATCACAGTTACACCACCTTTCCTTTGGCAACCTTGCTTTAAAGAAACAATCGCTCCAGCTGGCTTCATTAATGTTTATATGTGAAAATATTTGtccactttttcttttgtgtgaaaTTTAAAGATCAAactgtatttcattttcattgttcGATTACAATAATTTGAACTGGTCCATAAACCTTCCTCAAATCtcatttttggggaaaaaatacaaCATTCTCAGGCAATGAAAATGCCAAATGGCAAAATGAGATTGTATTTGTattcttgacaaaaaaaaaaaaaaatttaaaagacGCATGGCAAGAGCGGGGAACAGTGTGAGCAACTCTCTTCCCACCACAGAAACAAATATTAAGTTGCGTTTGTCACAATCTCAGCACTGGGAACATTATTTCTTGTGCAATAATGCAGCTACCTCCAGTGAAAAGAATGTATTAAACACGTTGAATTGTACTTCTTGTTTATCCAGTCTGCATGTTTGTGCAGACTTCCAGAGTCACACAGCGCTACAAAAGCCGACAATACGCCGAGAAGGAATGTCAATCCCCCTCAAGGCCAGAGGTGGAACTGGGCGTAAAAAGCGGGGCTTAGCTAGTACCGTCAAGGAGAG of the Salarias fasciatus chromosome 18, fSalaFa1.1, whole genome shotgun sequence genome contains:
- the mpz gene encoding myelin protein P0 isoform X2, whose amino-acid sequence is MLTFLALTSVALLGIVPEPSQAIVIYTGWERHALVGSDIRLSCSFFSWRWTSEDVTFSWTYRPDGSRDSISIFHYTGGAAYVDNKGPFRDRLEFVGNPGRRDGSILLKNLEFSDNGTFTCDAKNPPDIVGRPSSVRLLVFEKVPIQAGVITGAIIGVVLGLLVLIVVIYYLMRFLVARRVFSLSVSKHGKKKKEGSQQRQGPVPAADPSKIKV
- the mpz gene encoding myelin protein P0 isoform X1 codes for the protein MLTFLALTSVALLGIVPEPSQAIVIYTGWERHALVGSDIRLSCSFFSWRWTSEDVTFSWTYRPDGSRDSISIFHYTGGAAYVDNKGPFRDRLEFVGNPGRRDGSILLKNLEFSDNGTFTCDAKNPPDIVGRPSSVRLLVFEKVPIQAGVITGAIIGVVLGLLVLIVVIYYLMRFLVARRVFSLSVSKHGKKKKEGSQQRQGPVPAADPSKVKAAASEKKKQESRKDKK
- the mpz gene encoding myelin protein P0 isoform X4, which gives rise to MLTFLALTSVALLGIVPEPSQAIVIYTGWERHALVGSDIRLSCSFFSWRWTSEDVTFSWTYRPDGSRDSISIFHYTGGAAYVDNKGPFRDRLEFVGNPGRRDGSILLKNLEFSDNGTFTCDAKNPPDIVGRPSSVRLLVFEKVPIQAGVITGAIIGVVLGLLVLIVVIYYLMRFLVARRVFSLSVSKHGKKKKEGSQQRQIKV
- the mpz gene encoding myelin protein P0 isoform X3; translation: MLTFLALTSVALLGIVPEPSQAIVIYTGWERHALVGSDIRLSCSFFSWRWTSEDVTFSWTYRPDGSRDSISIFHYTGGAAYVDNKGPFRDRLEFVGNPGRRDGSILLKNLEFSDNGTFTCDAKNPPDIVGRPSSVRLLVFEKVPIQAGVITGAIIGVVLGLLVLIVVIYYLMRFLVARRVFSLSVSKHGKKKKEGSQQRQLWTPPPLTCYPLP